In Cutaneotrichosporon cavernicola HIS019 DNA, chromosome: 1, one DNA window encodes the following:
- the LYS12 gene encoding uncharacterized protein (Isocitrate dehydrogenase), translated as MASALKRTSLKIGMIPADGVGKEVLPAAQRVLESLGSAIPKPEFIPLLAGWDVFNQTGNALPDETINVLKTQCDAAMFGSVQSPSHKVPGYSSPIVALRKHLDLYANIRPVASVPGTPGPEVNLVIVRENTECLYVKQEVIEDTADGGKIARATRQITSYASERIGRMAFELALRRGQERAAPGAPATFWKGKPLVTISHKSNVLSVTDGLFRESVRGVKENSNRYDGVDMNEQLVDSMVYRLFREPQVFDVVVAPNLYGDILSDGAAALVGSLGLVPSVNAGDNFVMGEPVHGSAPDIAGKGIANPIASIRSAALMLSSLGYTEAANRINAAVDKVLVDNKVATPDLGGKSTTVEVTDAVLNYL; from the exons ATGGCATCGGCTCTCAAGCGCACCTCGCTCAAGATCGGCATGATCCcggccgacggcgtcggcaaggaggTCCTCCCT gccgcgcagcgcgtcctcgagtcgctcgGCTCGGCTATCCCGAAGCCCGAGTtcatccccctcctcgcgggTTGGGATGTGTTCAACCAGACTGGTAACGCGCTGCCTGACGAGACTATCAACGTGCTCAAGACCCAGTGCGACGCCGCCATGTTCGGCTCGGTGCAGAGCCCCTCGCACAAGGTGCCCGGCTACTCGTCGCCCATTGTGGCTCTCCGCAAGCACCTCGACCTGTACGCCAACATCCGTCCCGTCGCCAGCGTGCCCGGTACTCCTGGACCCGAGGTCAACCTCGTCATTGTGCGCGAAAACACCGAGTGCCTGTACGTCAAGCAGGAGGTGATCGAGGACACGGCCGACGGCGGCAAGATTGCGCGCGCGACCCGCCAGATCACCAGCTACGCGTCGGAGCGTATTGGCCGTATGGCGttcgagctcgccctccgcCGTGGGCAGGAGCGTGCCGCCCCCGGCGCCCCAGCCACCTTCTGGAAGGGCAAGCCGCTCGTCACCATCTCGCACAAGTCCAACGTGCTCTCAGTCACTGACGGCCTGTTCCGTGAGTCGGTCCGTGGTGTCAAGGAGAACTCGAACCGCTacgatggcgtcgacatgaacgagcagctcgtcgactcgATGGTGTACCGCCTCTTCCGCGAACCGCAGGTGtttgacgtcgtcgtcgcccccAACCTTTACGGCGACATTCTCTCTGACGGTGCTGCTGCGCTCGTTGgctcgctcggcctcgtcccCTCCGTCAACGCCGGCGACAACTTCGTCATGGGCGAGCCCGTCCACGGCTCGGCTCCTGACATTGCTGGCAAGGGCATTGCCAACCCGATCGCGTCGATCCGCTCGGCAGCCCTCAtgctctcgtcgctcgGCTACACCGAGGCTGCGAACCGCAtcaacgccgccgtcgacaaggtccTTGTCGATAACAAGGTCGCCACCCCCGACCTTGGCGGCAAGAGCACCACTGTCGAGGTCACTGACGCTGTCCTCAATTACCTTTAG
- the PGS1 gene encoding uncharacterized protein (cdp-diacylglycerol-glycerol-3-phosphate 3-phosphatidyltransferase) has protein sequence MPPRIPLAVGPPEFRLMARAARVRTLYRSAVAGAAPSSTQSAPLPPAAAMPPAFAGLAAGLSATQPCFGAHGESVEMLEGPVVFHDRLLQMVRGAQRRILISTLYIGTEEESLVDAVNTALAARPGVRATFVLDYNRATRPGKGTPASTVDMLMPLLERFGDRVDVWLYRSPKLRGLLEAIVPPRFNEGWGTWHAKYYAVDDDVMLSGANLAASYFTNRQDRYIHLASHPSLLSYLSSITRLVSDYSYKVVPNARPGALGEHGVLLNPGSPPVPVGKRGAFTASGPGALWRERSLSPRGWAGHANATFGAFQQAWRASNGVRTRDAAAKGADTWFWPVLQSGVLNIGEEERAMAAVWAAIRRAHEAGEKVEVDLTSGYFGLYAAYKRSVVDSPAPVRVIAASPKANGFYGSRGASNLIPEGYTLLEKRFYADAAKNGRVGAGGVRLQEWEREGWTYHAKGMWVSEAEEGETSEQAVEHPFLTFIGSSNLSTRSLQLDTELSLLLATSNKSLRSALGHELATLREHAHDVGPATWATPERRVSLASRVLVALGVEGML, from the exons ATGCCTCCTCGCATACCCCTCGCAGTCGGGCCGCCAGAGTTCCGGCTcatggcgcgcgccgcccgcgtGAGGACGCTCTATCGTTCCGCGGTGGCAGGCGCTgcaccgagctcgacgcagTCAGCACCGTTGCCTCCGGCTGCCGCGATGCCACCCGCGTTTGCAGGTCTCGCTGCCGGACtgagcgcgacgcagcCATGTTTCGGCGCGCACGGCGAGAGCGTCGAAATGCTCGAGGGGCCGGTGGTATTTCACGACCGCTTGCTTCAAAtggtgcgcggcgcgcagcgccgcaTCCTCATCTCCACGCTGTACATTGGGACTGAGGAGGAATCTTTG GTGGACGCGGTGAACACGGCTCTGGCTGCGCGACCTGGGGTGCGCGCGACGTTCGTACTCGACTACAATCGCGCCACGCGGCCGGGCAAGGGCACGCCGGCAAGCACGGTTGACATGCTCATGCCGCTGCTCGAGCGTTTCGGCGATCGGGTCGATGTGTGGCTCTACCGCTCGCCAAAGCTGCGTGGGTTGCTAGAGGCAATCGTTCCACCGCGTTTCAACGAGGGCTGGGGTACTTGGCACGCAAAGTACTACGCTGTCGATGACGATGTCATGCTCTCCggcgccaacctcgccgcATCATACTTTACCAACCGGCAAGATCGGTACATCCACCTAGCCTCACACCCCAGCCTGCTCAGCTACCTGAGCAGCATTACCCGCTTGGTGTCCGACTACAGCTACAAGGTGGTTCCGAACGCACGACCGGGCGCGCTAGGGGAGCACGGCGTGCTCCTCAACCCTGGCTCGCCGCCCGTTCCTGTTGGCAAGCGTGGCGCTTTCACCGCCAGTGGACCAGGCGCATTGTGGCGCGAGAGGTCTCTCTCTCCGCGCGGGTGGGCTGGACATGCCAACGCGACGTTCGGTGCGTTCCAGCAGGCGTGGCGTGCAAGTAACGGGGTACGgacgcgcgacgcggcggccaagggcGCCGATACCTGGTTCTGGCCTGTGCTGCAGTCTGGCGTCCTCAACattggggaggaggagcgcgccaTGGCGGCCGTGTGGGCAGCAATTCGACGGGCACATGAGGCAGGCGAAAAGGTAGAGGTCGACCTGACGAGCGGGTATTTCGGCCTGTATGCCGCTTACAAACGGTCTGTCGTAGACTCTCCTGCCCCGGTGCGCGTCATTGCTGCATCGCCAAAA GCAAACGGCTTCTACGGGTCAAGGGGCGCTTCCAATCTCATCCCGGAGGGATAcacgctcctcgagaaACGGTTCTACGCAGACGCAGCCAAGAACGGGCGCGTCGGAGCTGGCGGCGTGCGTCTGCAGGAGTGGGAGCGCGAGGGTTGGACATACCATGCAAAGGGAATGTGGGTgtccgaggcggaggagggtgagacGTCTGAGCAGGCAGTCGAGCACCCCTTCTTAACTTTCATCGGTTCATCGAACCTCTCGACACGCTCTCTGCAACTCGACACGGAGCTGTCGCTCCTGTTGGCCACGAGCAACAAGTCTTTACGGTCCGCGCTCGGACACGAGCTGGCGACATTGCGTGAGCACGCGCACGATGTTGGACCAGCGACATGGGCAACGCCCGAACGGCGGGTGAGCCTGGCAAGTCGAGTGCTCGTCGCActcggggttgagggcATGTTGTAG